The DNA sequence AGAGATTCTTGTAATAACGGATTCTTTCAAGATTGTGAATTTGACGTTTGAATGCCCCCTTCTGAGCCATGAGATAATCTACAATTTTTGTTTTGCATTTTTATCAAAGAAAACTAAAGTCTTGATACCTATTCCAACATTTCAAGAATATGAAACAGCAGCAAAACTCAACAACTGTAAAATTTCATATTTTAAAACAATGAATTTATCTGAAAATATTGATTCATTTATTT is a window from the candidate division KSB1 bacterium genome containing:
- a CDS encoding aminotransferase class I/II-fold pyridoxal phosphate-dependent enzyme, yielding MSHEIIYNFCFAFLSKKTKVLIPIPTFQEYETAAKLNNCKISYFKTMNLSENIDSFI